A region from the Rosa rugosa chromosome 6, drRosRugo1.1, whole genome shotgun sequence genome encodes:
- the LOC133714046 gene encoding pentatricopeptide repeat-containing protein At2g16880, producing the protein MTNPTPREQPQILETITTLLISTKTPQQLQSLKPYIPHLTEPLLLSLLRSRTLASHPSTLLSFFHWAQAHIPLLTQTPRPLLTLLPSLFSHNKFADAKTLLVQFISSDSQNTLHRLILHPDDAVPRRCKALLDTSIGAYVHVGKPHLAAQLFSKMKKLRYRPNLLTCNTLLNALVRCDSSHSIAMCVDIVRDAIGLGVTVNTGTFNILIYGHCLENKFRDAVDLLSKMNEFGCQPDNVSYNTILDWLCKKGKLSEARELLTDMKLRGVLPNRNTYNILVFGYCKLGWLREAVQVVELMTQGNLLPDVWTYNMLISGLCGAGRMEEAIRLRDEMEKLKLVPDVVTYNTLINECFEGNDDSKALELLEEMRERGVRANEVTHNIMVKWYCKEGKMDEARDTIRKMKEEGFAPCSITYNTLINGYCKAGKMEEAYRVMDEMFRKGLDMNTFTLNTILHAFCSQKKLDKAFTLFHTSVERGYILDEVTYGTLIMGCFKNENPDKALELWEEMKEKQILPSIVTYNSIIGGLCQSGKTDQALDKLNELVTTDLIPDETTYNTIIHGYCREGLVEKAFQFHNKMVEKSFKPDVYTCNILLSGLCSQGMLEKALKLFNTWISKGKDIDAVTYNILISGLCKERRFGDVFGLYADMIEKKLSPDRYTYSAILSALTDTGEIKEAEEFILKMGETGNLHDWSLKIDKGPNGVTCESSVDSDSTTLAYSDQINQLCTQGKYKDAIHILLESKQKGITLNKDVFINLMEGLIKRRKGTSKVVSL; encoded by the coding sequence ATGACCAACCCAACACCTCGAGAGCAACCCCAAATCCTGGAAACCATCACAACCCTCTTAATCTCCACCAAAACCCCACAACAACTCCAATCCCTTAAACCCTACATTCCCCACCTAACCGAGcccctcctcctctctctcctccgctccAGAACCCTAGCCTCCCACCCCTCcactctcctctccttcttccaCTGGGCCCAGGCCCACATCCCCCTCCTCACCCAAACCCCTCGCCCCCTCCTCACCCTCctcccctctctcttctcccacAACAAATTCGCCGACGCCAAAACCCTCCTCGTCCAATTCATCTCCTCCGATTCCCAAAACACCCTCCACCGCCTCATACTCCACCCGGACGACGCCGTTCCGCGCCGCTGCAAGGCCCTCCTCGACACCTCCATCGGCGCCTATGTCCACGTCGGAAAGCCCCACCTCGCCGCCCAGCTCTTCTCGAAAATGAAGAAGCTCCGGTACCGGCCGAATCTCCTCACCTGCAACACTCTGCTCAATGCTCTGGTAAGGTGTGACTCGTCTCATTCCATTGCAATGTGTGTAGATATAGTTAGGGATGCCATTGGACTAGGGGTTACTGTTAATACCGGCACTTTTAACATTTTGATTTACGGGCATTGCTTGGAGAATAAGTTTAGGGATGCCGTCGATTTGTTGAGCAAGATGAATGAGTTTGGATGCCAGCCGGATAATGTGAGCTATAATACGATTTTGGATTGGTTGTGTAAGAAGGGGAAGTTGAGTGAGGCGAGGGAGTTGTTGACGGATATGAAGTTACGAGGGGTGTTGCCGAATAGGAACACGTATAATATTTTGGTTTTCGGGTATTGTAAGCTGGGGTGGTTGAGGGAGGCGGTGCAGGTGGTGGAGTTGATGACACAGGGTAATTTGTTGCCGGATGTTTGGACGTATAATATGTTGATTAGTGGGTTGTGTGGAGCGGGCAGGATGGAGGAGGCGATAAGGCTGAGGGATGAGATGGAGAAGTTGAAGCTGGTGCCGGATGTTGTCACGTATAATACGTTGATTAACGAGTGTTTTGAGGGGAACGATGATTCTAAGGCGTTGGAGTTGCTTGAGGAGATGCGTGAACGGGGAGTGAGAGCAAATGAAGTTACTCACAATATAATGGTGAAGTGGTATTGTAAGGaagggaagatggatgaagCAAGAGATACTATTAGGAAGATGAAGGAAGAGGGGTTTGCTCCTTGTTCTATCACTTACAATACTTTGATCAACGGGTATTGCAAAGCAGGGAAAATGGAAGAAGCATATAGGGTGATGGATGAGATGTTTAGGAAAGGTTTGGATATGAACACTTTTACCCTCAATACTATTCTTCATGCATTTTGTAGTCAGAAGAAGCTAGACAAGGCATTTACATTGTTCCATACTTCCGTTGAGAGGGGTTATATACTTGATGAGGTGACCTATGGAACTCTGATCATGGGATGCTTTAAGAACGAAAATCCAGACAAGGCTTTGGAGCTTTGGGAAGAGATGAAGGAGAAACAGATCCTTCCTAGCATTGTCACCTACAACTCTATAATTGGAGGCCTGTGCCAGTCTGGGAAAACCGATCAAGCACTTGATAAGTTGAATGAGCTTGTAACGACGGATCTAATCCCTGATGAAACTACATACAACACGATAATTCATGGCTATTGCCGTGAGGGTCTGGTTGAGAAAGCATTTCAGTtccacaacaaaatggttgAGAAATCGTTCAAGCCGGATGTGTATACATGTAATATTCTTCTTTCTGGACTATGCAGTCAGGGTATGTTAGAAAAAGCTCTTAAGCTTTTTAACACCTGGATTTCTAAGGGAAAAGACATTGATGCAGTTACTTACAACATATTGATATCCGGCCTTTGCAAAGAAAGGAGGTTTGGTGATGTTTTTGGTCTTTATGCTGACATGATAGAAAAGAAATTATCTCCGGACCGGTATACATACAGTGCCATTCTCAGTGCACTTACTGATACTGGTGAGATTAAGGAAGCAGAGGAGTTTATATTGAAAATGGGTGAAACGGGGAACTTACATGATTGGTCCTTGAAAATAGACAAGGGGCCAAATGGGGTGACCTGTGAATCTTCAGTAGATTCTGATTCAACCACACTAGCTTATTCAGACCAGATCAATCAGTTGTGTACGCAAGGTAAATACAAGGATGCAATCCACATTTTGCTAGAGTCGAAGCAGAAAGGTATCACTTTAAATAAAGATGTTTTTATAAATTTGATGGAAGGGTTGATTAAAAGGCGAAAAGGCACATCAAAGGTTGTTAGCCTGTAG
- the LOC133717336 gene encoding LOB domain-containing protein 1-like produces MEFNANTTATTKTPPSSFTYSPLTSPSSSPMISSSPATSPTTSARPPLPPPPVVVSPCAACKTLRRRCVERCVLAPYFPPSDPIKFTIAHRVFGASNIIKLLQDLPDSQRADAVSSMVYEANARLRDPVYGCAGAICSLQKQVTELQSQLAKAQAELINMQSQQGNLVALICMNMSTTTATNTQQSKEAAVVPILQQQQSNNFNIDTSCFLDENNLGSAWDWEPLWT; encoded by the exons ATGGAATTCAATGCCAACACTACTGCTACTACTAAAACACCGCCTTCGAGTTTCACTTACTCTCCATTGacatctccttcttcttctccaatgATATCTTCTTCTCCTGCCACCTCTCCTACTACTTCAGCTCGACCACCACTGCCGCCGCCACCTGTCGTTGTTAGCCCATGCGCCGCCTGCAAGACCCTTCGGCGCCGATGTGTGGAGAGGTGTGTTTTAGCTCCATATTTCCCTCCTTCCGATCCTATAAAGTTCACTATTGCCCATAGAGTCTTTGGAGCCAGCAACATCATCAAGTTATTGCAG GACCTTCCAGATTCTCAGAGGGCAGATGCAGTGAGCAGCATGGTTTATGAAGCCAATGCCAGGCTTAGAGACCCGGTGTATGGCTGCGCTGGAGCAATTTGCAGTCTTCAGAAACAAGTCACTGAGCTCCAATCCCAACTAGCCAAAGCCCAAGCTGAGCTCATCAACATGCAGAGCCAGCAAGGCAATTTGGTTGCCCTAATTTGCATGAACATGAGTACTACTACTGCTACCAACACACAGCAATCTAAAGAAGCAGCAGTAGTACCCATTTTGCAGCAGCAACAATCGAATAATTTCAATATCGATACGAGTTGTTTTCTTGATGAGAACAATCTGGGCTCTGCTTGGGACTGGGAACCTCTTTGGACGTGA
- the LOC133714048 gene encoding uncharacterized protein LOC133714048, whose amino-acid sequence MKEEEMEISGEELRTVNLKPIEATPEAFGEYGQVVEASPDGDEFGPRDAQLDLSRGVPRFYIMHLENRPLKFTNITHHASVTQCLGAIGGHVWYLGVAKPSIVEEKGNNVVKSRCASGHYYVPPSVEDVRVFKITGPKFLKLNRGTWHAGPLFRAESMDFYNLELSNTNVVDHTLHDFVKENGVKFLIDE is encoded by the exons atgaaagaagaagagatggaaATTTCCGGCGAGGAGTTGAGGACTGTGAACCTGAAGCCGATTGAAGCGACGCCGGAGGCGTTTGGGGAGTACGGTCAGGTTGTGGAGGCCTCGCCGGACGGCGACGAGTTTGGTCCTCGTGATGCTCAGCTAGACCTTAGCCGTGGAGTTCCCag GTTCTACATTATGCACCTTGAAAATCGACCGCTGAAGTTTACCAACATTACTCATCACGCCAGCGTCACGCAGTGTCTTGGGGCCATTGGCGGCCATGTTTGGTATCTCGGAGTTGCTAAGCCTTCCATTGTGGAAGAGAAGGGCAACAATGTGGTGAAGTCTCGTTGTGCTTCTGGTCATTACTATGTGCCTCCTTCTGTCGAGGATGTTCGTGTTTTCAAGATTACAGGTCCCAAATTTCTCAAGCTTAACCGGGGGACATGGCATGCAGGGCCTTTGTTCAGGGCAGAGAGCATGGACTTCTACAATTTGGAGCTCAGCAATACCAAC GTGGTTGATCACACATTACATGACTTCGTGAAGGAAAATGGAGTTAAGTTTCTAATAGACGAGTAG
- the LOC133718351 gene encoding protein IQ-DOMAIN 3-like — translation MGRKGSWFSAVKKALNPESKEKKDQKSKSKKKWFGKNKNVDEDYEENVDHLENADHLKNADHVENVDHVDHVVSSKEESAFVIPTSFAPPPPPPPLPTLPPIKEKLEEGEDSQRTSLALKEDVELLEAEDAQSKHVYSVAVATAMAAEAAVAAARAAAEVVRLTGLTHFPGKSLEEVAVIKIQTAFRGHLARRALRALRGLVRLKSLVEGQSVKRQATTTLKCMQTVARVQSEIRARRIRMSEENQALQRQIQQKQEKELKEMEKHRVASIGDNWNHSPQSKEEVEAKLQSRQEAAKRREKALAYSFSHQRMWKNSSKSQHPTFMDPSNPHWGWSWLERWMAARPWESQSTSDYNDRASLRSAASRASMSVAEITKAYALRDVHRDNKPPSPTGQKSSRPPSRQSPSALTKTPSSSWRTPKKNGSGGDEDSRSTYSVQSERFNRRHSIAGSSVRDDESLASTPSVPSSKRYLTPTSSKKTRSRLASPSSSGLEKNRTPTPDKGSSPSVSSVKKRLSYPASPAGQRRHSGPPRVGGSSPKGAAHTEKKVSNGWGSK, via the exons ATGGGGAGGAAAGGGAGTTGGTTTTCTGCAGTGAAGAAAGCCCTCAACCCTgaatccaaggaaaagaaagatCAG AAATCCAAGTCAAAGAAAAAATGGTTTGGGAAAAACAAGAATGTGGATGAGGATTATGAGGAAAATGTAGACCATTTGGAAAATGCAGACCACTTGAAAAATGCAGATCATGTGGAAAACGTAGACCATGTGGATCATGTGGTATCTTCCAAGGAAGAATCTGCATTTGTGATTCCCACTTCTTTTGCgccacctcctcctccaccacctcttcctaCTCTTCCTCCAATAAAAGAGAAGTTAGAGGAGGGTGAGGATTCACAGAGAACCTCTCTTGCTCTAAAGGAAGATGTCGAATTACTGGAGGCAGAGGATGCTCAGAGCAAGCATGTTTACTCTGTGGCGGTCGCCACAGCAATGGCTGCAGAGGCGGCTGTTGCTGCTGCTCGGGCTGCCGCAGAGGTTGTACGTCTCACTGGGCTGACTCATTTCCCGGGGAAATCTTTGGAGGAGGTAGCAGTCATCAAGATTCAGACGGCATTCCGAGGGCACTTG GCAAGGAGGGCATTACGGGCTTTGAGAGGGTTGGTGAGGTTGAAATCATTGGTAGAGGGTCAATCTGTTAAACGCCAGGCGactaccacattaaaatgcatGCAGACCGTTGCTCGTGTACAATCTGAGATTCGTGCAAGGAGGATTAGAATGTCTGAGGAGAATCAGGCGCTTCAGCGACAGATTCAACAGAAACAAGAGAAAGAGTTGAAAGAGATGGAGAAACACAGAGTTGCTTCT ATTGGAGACAACTGGAACCATAGCCCCCAATCTAAGGAGGAGGTTGAGGCAAAGCTACAGAGCAGACAAGAGGCTGCTAAGAGAAGAGAAAAGGCCTTGGCTTATTCATTCTCTCATCAG AGAATGTGGAAGAACTCTTCGAAATCTCAACATCCTACGTTCATGGATCCCAGCAATCCCCACTGGGGTTGGAGTTGGTTAGAGAGATGGATGGCTGCAAGACCATGGGAGAGCCAAAGCACATCAGACTACAATGACCGGGCCTCCTTGAGGAGTGCAGCAAGCCGTGCATCAATGTCAGTTGCGGAAATCACCAAAGCTTATGCTCTTCGTGATGTCCACCGCGATAACAAGCCTCCTTCCCCAACTGGCCAAAAATCAAGCCGGCCTCCTAGTCGCCAATCCCCTTCAGCTCTTACCAAGACACCATCTTCATCATGGAGAACCCCAAAAAAGAATGGCTCAGGCGGGGACGAGGACTCCAGAAGTACTTACAGTGTGCAGTCGGAGCGATTCAACAGGAGGCATAGCATTGCAGGGTCCTCAGTAAGAGATGATGAGAGCCTTGCAAGCACGCCTTCAGTTCCTTCTTCAAAAAGATACCTGACACCCACAAGCTCAAAGAAGACAAGGTCACGACTGGCAAGCCCGAGCTCATCGGGGTTAGAAAAGAACAGGACACCAACACCAGACAAGGGATCATCACCATCAGTCAGTTCTGTGAAGAAGCGGCTGTCTTACCCTGCTTCCCCTGCTGGACAAAGGAGGCACTCGGGTCCTCCTAGGGTTGGCGGTAGCTCCCCTAAGGGTGCAGCTCACACAGAGAAGAAAGTTAGCAATGGTTGGGGAAGCAAATAG
- the LOC133716830 gene encoding mitochondrial import inner membrane translocase subunit TIM14-1-like, whose translation MQIAVVLWILEIVLRTLEIVVHIRKRTNLNLKTCSGEHRVSSQTLPAPKSFQKPLYDTPDSKLRHQTLNKMATPFLAGLAVAATALAGRYGIQAWQAFKARPPKMRKFFEGGFQPTMTRREAAQILGLRESAPPDKVKEAHRRVMVANHPDAGGSHYLASKINEAKDVMLRKTKGGGSAF comes from the exons ATGCAGATTGCTGTGGTCCTGTGGATTCTTGAGATTGTACTGAGAACTCTTGAGATT GTTGTCCACATTAGAAAACGAACTAACCTAAACCTTAAAACATGTTCTGGAGAACACAGAGTCTCTTCCCAAACTCTTCCAGCGCCCAAAAGCTTCCAGAAACCTCTGTATGATACCCCGGATTCTAAGCTCAGACACCAAACATTGAACAAAATG GCTACACCATTTCTTGCTGGTCTTGCAGTAGCAGCCACAGCTCTTGCTGGTAGATATGGTATCCAGGCGTGGCAAGCATTCAAGGCACGACCACCTAAAATGCGTAAATTTTTTGAAGGTGGTTTTCAGCCGACTATGACTAGAAGGGAAGCAGCTCAGATTCTTGGTCTCAG GGAGAGTGCGCCCCCAGACAAGGTCAAGGAAGCACATCGAAGAGTGATGGTTGCAAATCATCCTGATGCAGGTGGTAGTCATTACCTTGCTTCTAAAATCAATGAGGCTAAAGATGTGATGCTTAGGAAAACAAAGGGCGGTGGATCAGCATTTTGA
- the LOC133714791 gene encoding uncharacterized protein LOC133714791: protein MVTANDPIESFFNSIQLVKEAFSPLELSIKKAARDFECCWAGSKNRGNAVELVTQFSGGDKNGKVQIFGGKKKGGQNVATVGEERKKGLMIKVPMKAFLGKFLQNSGNGEVSNGGVREKDCAKEDGSCVNCLQFAVSWSLFVNSFVQAFPGPFKMGKKRLQKMSDEDRACLCSRPEVSGDLKQRESKDHHVREIKNESVAHKHGNNVSLECFIGFVFDQLTQNLQKFDQGVQESDCETCDASPQPPPSSHFDHFRAVTGLLESRTAEVNGFLGNLKFARVGGVPSGVVGVPSPVNEEGDDGVTASNSNSGESAGSSPQKLASDILSIPLSNVERLRSTLSTVSLTELIELVPHLGRSSKDYPDKKKLFSVQDFFRYTEAEGRRFFEELDRDSDGQVTLEDLEIAIRQRKLPRRYAHEFMRRTRSHIFSKSFGWKQFLSLMEQKEPTILRAYTSLCLSKSGTLQKSEVMASLKNAGLPANEDNAVAMMRFLNADTKGSISYGHFRNFMLLLPSDRLQDDPRSIWFEAATVVAVAPPVEIPAGSVLRSALAGGLACALSTALMHPVDTIKTRVQASTLTFPEIISKLPQIGVRGLYRGSVPAILGQFSSHGLRTGIFEASKLVLINVAPTLPDIQVQSLASFCSTVLGTAVRIPCEVLKQRCQAGLFDNVGQALVGTWHQDGLKGFFRGTGATLCREVPFYVAGMGLYAESKKVAQQVLGRELEPWETIVVGALSGGLAAVVTTPFDVMKTRMMTAPQGRPISMSIVAYSILRHEGPLGLFKGAVPRFFWIAPLGAMNFAGYELARKAMDRNHEIAAAEQLQQKKVATTG from the exons ATGGTGACTGCTAATGACCCAATTGAATCGTTTTTTAATTCGATTCAACTAGTTAAGGAGGCGTTTTCGCCGCTTGAATTGAGCATTAAGAAAGCTGCCAGGGACTTTGAGTGTTGCTGGGCAGGGTCTAAGAATAGAGGAAATGCTGTTGAATTGGTTACCCAATTCAGTGGTGGTGATAAGAATGGTAAAGTTCAGATCTTTGGGGGGAAGAAGAAAGGTGGTCAGAATGTGGCAACTGTTGGTGAGGAGAGGAAGAAAGGGTTGATGATTAAGGTTCCTATGAAAGCGTTTCTTGGGAAGTTTTTGCAGAATTCGGGAAATGGGGAGGTGTCGAATGGAGGGGTGAGAGAGAAGGATTGTGCAAAGGAGGACGGGTCTTGTGTGAACTGCTTGCAGTTTGCAGTGTCTTGGTCTTTGTTTGTGAATAGTTTTGTGCAGGCATTTCCAGGTCCATTTAAAATGGGTAAGAAGCGGCTGCAGAAAATGAGTGATGAGGATAGAGCGTGTTTGTGTTCTAGGCCAGAGGTTTCGGGTGACTTGAAACAGAGGGAGTCCAAGGACCATCATGTCAGAGAAATTAAGAATGAAAGTGTGGCACATAAACACGGAAACAATGTATCACTAGAATGCTTCATAGGTTTTGTTTTTGATCAACTTACTCAGAATCTTCAGAAGTTTGATCAGGGAGTTCAAGAAAGTGATTGCGAAACTTGTGATGCTTCCCCACAGCCGCCTCCTTCCTCTCACTTTGATCATTTCAGGGCAGTCACTGGCTTGCTAGAAAGTCGGACAGCAGAAGTAAATGGGTTTTTGGGAAACTTGAAATTTGCGAGAGTGGGAGGAGTGCCATCAGGCGTTGTTGGGGTGCCCTCTCCAGTTAATGAAGAGGGTGATGATGGTGTTACTGCAAGCAACAGCAACAGCGGAGAATCTGCAGGAAGTTCACCGCAGAAGCTTGCTAGCGATATACTTAGTATTCCTTTATCAAATGTGGAGCGTCTGAGATCCACATTATCCACAGTTTCATTGACAGAACTAATTGAGCTTGTACCTCATCTGGGGCGGTCCTCTAAAGACTATCCAGACAAGAAGAAACTGTTCTCCGTCCAAGATTTCTTCAGATACACAGAGGCTGAAG GAAGGAGATTCTTTGAAGAACTGGATAGAGATAGTGATGGCCAAGTTACACTGGAAGATCTCGAAATTGCCATAAGACAGAGAAAATTGCCACGGAGATATGCTCATGAGTTCATGCGTCGCACTAGAAGTCACATATTTTCAAAATCTTTTGGTTGGAAACAGTTTTTGTCCTTAATGGAACAGAAGGAACCAACCATTCTGCGTGCATATACTTCTCTATGTCTGAGCAAATCTGGGACGCTGCAAAAAAGTGAAGTTATGGCATCACTTAAAAATGCAGGACTCCCAGCTAATGAAGACAATGCTGTTGCTATGATGCGATTTCTCAATGCAGATACAAAAGGATCTATTTCTTATGGACATTTTAGGAATTTTATGCTCTTGCTGCCTTCTGATCGGCTTCAAGATGATCCTCG GAGTATTTGGTTTGAGGCTGCAACTGTTGTTGCTGTTGCCCCACCTGTGGAAATACCTGCTGGAAGCGTACTAAGATCTGCATTAGCTGGGGGCCTTGCTTGTGCACTTTCTACTGCTTTAATGCACCCGGTCGACACAATTAAG ACTCGAGTACAAGCATCAACCTTAACCTTCCCGGAAATTATTTCGAAGCTTCCACAGATTGGAGTGCGGGGGTTATACAGGGGTTCAGTTCCCGCAATTCTTGGACAATTTTCAAG TCATGGCCTGCGAACTGGAATATTTGAAGCAAGTAAACTTGTGTTAATAAATGTTGCTCCGACACTCCCAGATATACAG GTCCAATCTCTAGCATCATTCTGTAGCACAGTTTTGGGAACAGCAGTCCGGATTCCTTGTGAGGTGTTAAAGCAGCGGTGTCAGGCTGGCCTTTTTGACAATGTTGGGCAGGCTCTTGTGGGGACTTGGCACCAAGATGGTCTCAAAGGTTTCTTCCGTGGAACTGGTGCCACTCTTTGCCGGGAAGTTCCATTCTATGTCGCTGGCATGGGGCTTTATGCTGAATCCAAAAAG GTTGCCCAACAAGTTCTAGGGCGGGAGTTGGAACCGTGGGAAACAATTGTCGTTGGGGCCTTATCTGGCGGGTTAGCTGCTGTTGTCACTACACCCTTTGATGTGATGAAAACAAGAATGATGACTGCTCCACAGGGTCGACCTATATCAATGTCAATTGTAGCCTACTCTATTCTCCGCCATGAGGGACCCCTGGGCTTATTCAAAGGAGCGGTGCCCAGGTTTTTCTGGATTGCTCCATTGGGTGCCATGAACTTTGCAGGCTATGAGCTTGCTAGGAAGGCCATGGACCGAAATCACGAGATAGCTGCTGCTGAACAGCTCCAGCAAAAGAAGGTGGCCACTACTGGATAA
- the LOC133718137 gene encoding ATP synthase subunit d, mitochondrial translates to MSGAGKKVVDVAFKASKKIDWDGMAKLIVSEEARKEFASLRRAFDEVNTTLETKFSQEPEPIDWEYYRKGIGSRLVDMYKEAYDNVKIPKYVDTVTPEYKPKFDALLVELKEAEEKSFKESERLEKEIAEVKELKQKIATMTADEYFEKHPELKKKFDDEIRNDNWGY, encoded by the exons ATGAGCGGCGCCGGGAAGAAAGTGGTGGATGTGGCTTTCAAAGCCTCGAAGAAGATTGACTGGGATGGCATGGCCAAGCTTATCGTCTCCGAGGAGGCCCGCAAGGAGTTCGCCTCTCTCCGCCGCGCCTTCGATGAGGTTAACACCACCCTCGAGACCAAGTTCAGCCAG GAACCTGAGCCCATTGACTGGGAGTACTACAGGAAAGGAATTGGGTCTCGATTGGTGGACATGTACAAAGAGGCCTATGACA ACGTTAAGATCCCCAAGTATGTGGATACAGTCACTCCCGAGTACAAGCCTAAGTTTGATGCATTG TTGGTGGAACTAAAGGAAGCAGAGGAAAAATCTTTTAAGGAGTCAGAGCGCTTAGAGAAGGAGATAGCTGAAGTAAAAGAGTTGAAG CAAAAGATTGCTACCATGACTGCTGATGAATACTTTGAGAAGCATCCTGAGCTCAAGAAGAAGTTTGATGATGAGATCCGGAATGACAATTGGGGTTATTGA